Below is a genomic region from Brassica rapa cultivar Chiifu-401-42 chromosome A08, CAAS_Brap_v3.01, whole genome shotgun sequence.
CTGATTTACTGTAAACCACAACCGAGATCGCTGGGTCCCAAACCACCCAAATACGCCCTCCTTCTGATCCTGAATAATTTGTCTCATATCTCCATCCTGGTACTACTGCCTCAACCACCACAACAGCATTTGCCTCTCGAACACGAGTCTCAATAATAGCCCCAACTGAAAAACGACCACTTCTTATCCAATCCTTAACAACTCTCTGTCGATCCGTACTGTTTAAACCCCTCACATTCCAACTAAAAGTCTTCATTATCATAGACTTTGTGGGGCAGTACCTCAAAAACTCACAAATCAGAGATCATGTTTCCTCCCCGAGGTCTCCCCTCGGTTTAGAAACATTGGAATCTTGTTCTTAAGCAAATGACCTCCTGAAGCATTTCATATCAccctttgttttcttttttgcgCACGCCCTGCTGCCTTTGGCAAAAGCCAGATATGCTCCTCCTCATGAGAAACTGCGCAAGTAGACTCTACTAACTCTTTAAGTACACCGCATGAGTcctcttgcttcttcttcttcgaggcTAAAACTTTTGCTTCTGCTGATGAGTTTGATGGTAAAACTTCCAAATCCTCAGTTACGAGTCCCTCGTTTCCTTCACTTTCTGAAGAAATATCACGATATGATGGAAGCAGTGAGAGACTTCTTCTACGAGCCCTGGCTCTGGATCTCGACCTGGCTCTCCTTTGAGTGTGCGGAGAGGCCGCAAAAGACTTAGCTTGAGCTGCTTGCACTGCTTCACTTCCCTGTCCTGAGTGTGGGACCTGCATCTCCACAGGAGCACTAAATGTCGAGACAGATACTTCAGGTGGAGCCATAGCAACCTTAACCCTGACTTGCTCCCTAGACTGAGACTGCGGCTTTCTCTTCATCAAAGGCTTGGGGCAGCGGTTTAATAGATGCCCAAACTTCCCACAGTTACAACACTTAGGAGGAAGTTTTGGATACTCAATCTTTATTCTCACTGAGTTTCTCTCAGAGTCCCTCACCTCCACCACATTGGGGAGAGACACTGATAGATCAATCTCGATTTTAACTTTTGTATCCCCGAAATGGTATGGATCCAATCTTGACTTTTCAGTGTGTAGCGGCTCTCCCACTGCGCTTGCTATCACACTGATACCATCTAGTGAGTATAATTGAGGCGGAACGTTCTTGAGAATGACTCAAGTAGGTGTGTACTTCAGCTCCAGGTCCTGCAAAGACCCCTCTGCCGACCAGGGGAAAACAGAGACTGCACAATGGTCAACTTGCTAGTAACCGACTTGCAAAACCCACTCTCTTGACTGCACGTTAGGGACGTAGATCAAACATGAAGTTTCTGAAACCATCCTAACAGTGATGTCTCCAAATTTACCCCACACCGGATTCAGATCTGCGAAAATCTTCCCCGGTGGAGGACAAGTACCGTGAAAATGAGCGACGATGTGGTCCTTCCAAATCTCTGCTGTTTTGAGAAGGACTGAGTCTGGAGCTTGAACCACCGGAGTGCCGTCTTCGAGGAAAGTTGGATTAGAGATTTTTCTGAGATTTCTGAGCGAGGATTTGAGTCTTTGAGCATACGAAGGGCCTGAGGAATCTGAAGTCGAGGCTAGGGCGGAGGAAGACTGAAGCTTTACGTCTAGAGCTGTGTTTGACAAGCGGACTTCTTCGGAGGAGAAGGATTTCCCTTCGGGTTCCAACGACGACGGCTCATCGGTCGGAGTTGATGATTGCGGATcaatgtgggaaccgaaattcgcactgtcgatttccgtttaaataaggaaactaggaaaaccctaatttcccagaggtcccggatctctgcgagagccaacgacaagtgatcgaatatatgcggaaatcatgaaaagataacaaacgagtttagagaaaacagtagatcttatttcgagtccgcgtaagagcgttgcgatcattacaagagaatacaaaggctttggccgcaggggccgtcagcgagttacctagttctagcaacataaaaccctaatcctagttgagtcgcagctcgataacaaaggacgaaaaagatatctaaaaggcttagattgctttcggactgaaccttgttaaaggctgcctacgtacccctttcgaggatcaagccgaatgtagttcaattgatagagctggacaagagatcgaactgcctgggcgagttcgtctagtaattgagtgccagtcatagaaaccgaacttgtcaagaataagcctaaagtttctaagtgcagagaattccgaatctaaaaagttctccctcttgctcctcgcctaggactccttatatactagctccaaggtcggtttacgcttttactcttctgcccttaagccgtcatagcataaaaatggagatattccatttttccctatcttcacaattatcttcaaaacttccgtatttatccgcggaaacttgacatttatccttccttgtagaccaagcgtaaaccaagctgtggtttacgggcttttgattag
It encodes:
- the LOC103833484 gene encoding uncharacterized protein LOC103833484, translated to MGDEEVDDRANFGSHIDPQSSTPTDEPSSLEPEGKSFSSEEVRLSNTALDVKLQSSSALASTSDSSGPSYAQRLKSSLRNLRKISNPTFLEDGTPVVQAPDSVLLKTAEIWKDHIVAHFHGTCPPPGKIFADLNPVWGKFGDITVRMVSETSCLIYVPNVQSREWVLQNVPPQLYSLDGISVIASAVGEPLHTEKSRLDPYHFGDTKVKIEIDLSVSLPNVVEVRDSERNSVRIKIEYPKLPPKCCNCGKFGHLLNRCPKPLMKRKPQSQSREQVRVKVAMAPPEVSVSTFSAPVEMQVPHSGQGSEAVQAAQAKSFAASPHTQRRARSRSRARARRRSLSLLPSYRDISSESEGNEGLVTEDLEVLPSNSSAEAKVLASKKKKQEDSCGVLKELVESTCAVSHEEEHIWLLPKAAGRAQKRKQRVI